ACACGAGTTCGTGCTGGGAGGGCTCGTAGCGGAACAGGTAGTTGGACTCACCGCCCAGCACGACGAGATTGCGCTTAAAGTCTGCGCTAATGGACGTGTCGTCCTTCAGGCTGGTCATAAGGCCAAACAGCCGTTCCATGTACTTCTGGGCCTCGTCGTAGCCGGCCGCCGTGACGATTCCGACGCAAATGCCGGagcgcagcagcgacagcaGGAAGGGCACAACCTTGCTTGTCGCGGTGAGCGAGCCGCCATCTTCGTAGAGGGTCACGTCACCGTCGAAGGTCACGAGGCGGACGTCGTGGCACTCGCGCATCTGCAGGATCTGCGCGGAATTCAGAATGTGGCGGATGTCGTTGAAACTGGGAGACACCATGGTTCTGGCGGAGATCGCACGCTTGTGGTCCTCGTGGAGAAATGCCTGTCGTAGCGGGAGCCGGGTAAAGAAGGGCCCGATTGACGGCACAAGCTGTGCGAGCCGCGTTCTGCCCACGAGGAACTCGCGATCCTCAGACTGCCGCGCCAGCTTGCCGACACTGACCTGCTCGTCTATCAAGGCCTCGACGGCCACGAACACCTCGGCGTAGCGCTGGCGGAGGATCTGGCGCGCGGCGGGATCGTGCGACGCGGAGTGCAGCACGAACGGTACGGCGAGAAGACCCTTGATCCACTCGATCAGTTCGTCCTTGCGGTGTGATTTCAATTGGTATTCGACTCTATATCTGGACGGCATGGTGCGAGAATTGTGCTGGCGAACGCTTGGGTGGCCAGGTGTGTTCGTCGAGATAAAGGAGGGGTACTGATATGTATATATATTAGCATAGAATAAAGCACATGCGCGGGCGAGATAGGGTCACGTGACGTAACAAGACATGCTTTATGGCGTTTGCTGGAGCTCGCCGCCGCTACGTCCCAGCATCGCTCAGCACACTGCGTCTGCCTATTGCTCGATCTATGGGGTGTAGCCACCGTGGCATAGCGTTCAACCGTGTCCGGCCGGTACCTCCCACCGGCGCAACGTCTTCGATCTTGAGATGTATCACTTTATCATTTCGCGTCGCAGACGCTCGTGACCACATGGACCACGTGCGCGGAAGATGGTGTATGGTCTCTCACGTGACTGGTACCCCACTAACTCACTAACTCACTAACTCACTAACTCACTAACTCGATTTATGCATCCGTACATCCAGGCGCTGATGTCAGAGCTGACGTCAGCGACTGCATCGAAGCTCACTCACTATTGACGAGCCCCAGCCACGTGCGGCTGCATGGAAGAAGGTTCCCAGGTCACGTGTTTCGGAGCCTCCGCTCGCACATCGCCTGGTCTCGTACGCGTGGGCGCAGTCTGgagcctcttcttccatgtCCACCATATCTGCCCTCCCAGCGCCCGTCAGTCAACGTGCCCGTGCCATGTGTTCCCCGCGCTTTAGGCGTGTCAGAGCGCTGACGTGCGCTTCCAGCCCGCATATACAGGACTCATCGCAATCGGCTCGCGCTCTATGCGTCGAAAAATAAATATATATAAATATAAAGAAGTGCAGGTCGGGGTCCAAGCGACGCAATCCACAAGTCAAACACCAAGCGTTTCGCGGCCATTGACCAGTACACGACACGCATAGACCCTCAGGGAAGTCAAACACGACGTCTGAACCATCTTATCGTCGCTAGCACGCCCCAGTTCACCAGTTTCTCCCCGCCCGCGCAATGTCCGAAAAGTACAGCAGGCCAGCGCAGCCCCCTCCCTCGTACGCGccccagcagcagcaggatcagcagcagcctgagcagcagcagcagcagcccGACCAGGACTACCAGTTCCGCCAGGACCAGTACTACAACCTCAACTCGAAGTCCGACGGCGCTCCCATCGGGTCGTTCGAAGAGAGCTTTCCCACGGAGAACGACAACAAATTCCGGCTCAACGACTGGCCGTTTAccatcttcttcctgctgACGGTGTGCGGCTTTATCGCGATCGCAGGCATCACGCTGCGAGCGTGGGCCAACACTTACTCGCTCACGGGCTCCGGCATCTACGACGGGCAGAACACGGGCACGCTTAACACAAACTCCGCGGTGCTCCTAGTCTTCTCCTGTGTCATAGCGCTCATCTTCTCTATGCTCGGTCTCGTCCTCATGCGCGCGTCGCCCAAGTGGTTCATCTACTGCGGCATGGTGTTCAACATCATTTCCGGGCTCGGGACCGCCATCGCGTACCTCTCCATGCGCTACTGGTCCGCGGGTATCGTCTTCCTTGTCTTTACCCTTATCACGGCCTGGTGCTACTGGGGCATGCGTTCCCGCATCCCTCTCAGTGTCGCCATCCTTAAGACGGTCGTCGACGTCATGAAGAGGCTGCCTCAGGTCTACTTTATCTCGTTCCTGGGCTCCATTCTCGCCAGTGCATTTGCGATGCTCTTCTCCGCAGTCATCGTGGCCACTTATATGAAATACGATCCTTCGCAGACAAACGGCACATGTGCCCAGGGAGGTGGCTCTTGTACCAAGTCGAAGCTCATCGGTATCCTCGTCCTTGTCTTCTTCTGTGGGTACTACATCTCCGAGGTTCTCAGAAACGTTATCCACTGCACTGTCTCCGGTGTCTACGGCTGCTGGTACTACATGTCTAAATCTGACCAAGGAATGCCTCGTTGGCCAAGCTTCGGCTCGCTTAAGAGAGCCCTCACGGTGTCTTTTGGCTCTATCTGTTTCGGCTCTTTGATTGTGTCGCTCATTGAAACTGCAAAAACTGTGTTCAATCTTCTCAGAAATGGGCAAATCACGAACGTCTCTGACAGCGCGTGGGCACAATGTCTCTTCATTGTCATAGACTGGATTATTGGTTTCCTTGAGTGGTTGGCCCGCTACTTTAATCACTACGCCTACTGCTTCATTGCCTTATACGGCAAACCATACCTCAGAGCCGCCAAGGAAACGTGGTACATGTTGAGAGAAAAGGGCATGGACGCTTTAATTAATGACAATCTCATCAACATTGCCTTGGGATTCTTCTCTCTTTTCGCTAGTTACATGGCGGCGCTATTTGCGTTCCTCTACCTTCGCTTTACAAGCCCTAGCTACAACTCTGGAGGCGGCTTCAACGCTCCACTGATGGCGTTCTCGTTTGTGATTGCTCTCCAGATCTGCAACATCGCCAACGAGACTGTCAGATCTGGTACTGCCACATTTTTTGTCGCTCTAGGTAACGATCCCGAAGTCTTCCGCGTGTCTTACCCTCAGAGATTTGACGAAATCTTCAGAGCCTACCcagatgttttgaagaagttgagccACCAAAACGTCTAATATGTATGTTTGCGGTCTTGTTAATGGGACATCTCCGTGACAGAGCCCTCTATCCTAATTATATACGTGTGACTCAATTGAGTATAATCAGCTTACACTACATCTTGATGTAGTCGAATTAACATTCTCGCGCACCCTTGATCATATTGAGGCATGCCAAGGCTTTCTGAGCTGACGTATCGTACAGCCCTTATGCAAATTATTTGTAGGAAACACAGAGCCCCATGCAAAAACTATTTGTAGAGTCTCGGCGATACATTCTTCCTTGTGTACCAGCTGACAAAATCTTTCAAACCTGTCCGCACCCTCCTCATGTCCTTTTGTGGAAGCGCATTTCCAACTGTTGAAACGAGATTTGTCCTTTCTTGTGCGGAGACGTTACCCAAAGTATCCATGGCTTCGTTTAACCATCCTAAAGACACTGTCGGATCGTTAGCGGAACAATCCTGGCAGAGCCTCAAGCACTTGACAAGACATCCAATGGCATCTGGATGGGCATCTGAGCTAAAGTTTGTAACAAGTCCGATTAGAAGCGTGCGCACCAAAAGCGAGCCCTGtgcttgaacaacttcTGTGAGGATTTTTTGCCTCCATTGTTCGGGTACAACATCTAATGTTGCAGTTGATATAGGAGGCGTTTCAAATCCCCAGGATAAGACATCATCCAAAAAGCGCACGATCGTGATATATGCGTCATAGTTGGTGATCTTTGTAACGCAGTTTAAACCGATCGAAAACACCGGTGATAATAATATGTCAGATGTCACAAACCTGTCAGGGAAAAACATTACAACATCGGTCATCATCATGAAAAAGTCTTGAATAGCCTCATGATACGATTCTAGTTTTGTTGCTTCAATACCTGTGAAGTTATTCATGAATGTCACACATTGGGTGCAAGTAAATTCCCACACAGCCTCTTTAGTTTGTTGATCGATAGGGAAGGATTCATCGtcaccaaaaacagctatAATTGACCCTGAACACCAGAGATAAACTCCGAAACCAGTTGACGCGTAGCTCTGAGCAAGGAAATTGGCAACTGATGGCAATATTGGAGCAATAAATATGTGGAAGTTCAATGCAACTTTGCGAACCCACTTCATAGCTATCTCCGCCACATCAGGGTTAttaaaagcttcttggttcACTAGCAGGCTCTCGAGAGTTTCCCAAATGGTACAGATG
The Lachancea thermotolerans CBS 6340 chromosome G complete sequence genome window above contains:
- the ISN1 gene encoding IMP 5'-nucleotidase (similar to uniprot|Q99312 YOR155C Saccharomyces cerevisiae ISN1 Inosine 5'-monophosphate (IMP)-specific 5'-nucleotidase), whose amino-acid sequence is MPSRYRVEYQLKSHRKDELIEWIKGLLAVPFVLHSASHDPAARQILRQRYAEVFVAVEALIDEQVSVGKLARQSEDREFLVGRTRLAQLVPSIGPFFTRLPLRQAFLHEDHKRAISARTMVSPSFNDIRHILNSAQILQMRECHDVRLVTFDGDVTLYEDGGSLTATSKVVPFLLSLLRSGICVGIVTAAGYDEAQKYMERLFGLMTSLKDDTSISADFKRNLVVLGGESNYLFRYEPSQHELVSIENKAWIKPPMCHWSESDMTETLDLAESLLRDFRTTLNLPEESTIIRKPRAVGIVPGNRWNPETKRTIRVKMDREQLEEMVLTLQHRLEDFAPARRIQFSCFDGGSDVWCDIGGKDLGVAALQHYFDPYNPIKPCQTMHIGDQFAPMGSANDFKARLSGCTLWISSPQETVEVLRCLTAGFDHYFQT
- the PNS1 gene encoding Pns1p (similar to uniprot|Q12412 YOR161C Saccharomyces cerevisiae PNS1) codes for the protein MSEKYSRPAQPPPSYAPQQQQDQQQPEQQQQQPDQDYQFRQDQYYNLNSKSDGAPIGSFEESFPTENDNKFRLNDWPFTIFFLLTVCGFIAIAGITLRAWANTYSLTGSGIYDGQNTGTLNTNSAVLLVFSCVIALIFSMLGLVLMRASPKWFIYCGMVFNIISGLGTAIAYLSMRYWSAGIVFLVFTLITAWCYWGMRSRIPLSVAILKTVVDVMKRLPQVYFISFLGSILASAFAMLFSAVIVATYMKYDPSQTNGTCAQGGGSCTKSKLIGILVLVFFCGYYISEVLRNVIHCTVSGVYGCWYYMSKSDQGMPRWPSFGSLKRALTVSFGSICFGSLIVSLIETAKTVFNLLRNGQITNVSDSAWAQCLFIVIDWIIGFLEWLARYFNHYAYCFIALYGKPYLRAAKETWYMLREKGMDALINDNLINIALGFFSLFASYMAALFAFLYLRFTSPSYNSGGGFNAPLMAFSFVIALQICNIANETVRSGTATFFVALGNDPEVFRVSYPQRFDEIFRAYPDVLKKLSHQNV